The stretch of DNA GCGCAGAACAGGCACAAAGCAGGCATAGTGCAGGCGCAGAGCAGGCATAGTCCAGGCGCAGAGCAGGCACAGAGCAGGCATAGTGCAGGCGCAGAGCAGGCACAGAGCAGGCATAGTGCAGGCGCAGAGCAGGCACAGAGCAGGCatagttcaggcacagagaaggcaTAGTTCAGGCATAGTCTAGGTGCAGAACAGGCACAGAGCAGGTATAGTCCAGGCGCAGAACAGGCATAGTTCAGGGATAGTCCAGGTGCAGAACAGGCACAGAGCAGACATAGTTCAGGCACAGAGCAGGCATAGTTCAGGCGCAGAACAGGCACAGAGCAGACATAGTTCAGGCACAGAGCAGGCATAGTTCAGGCGCAGAGAAGGCatagttcaggcacagagaaggcaTAGTTCAGGCACAGAACAGGCACAGAGCAGGCATAGTTCAGGCACAGAGCAGGCATAGTTCAGGCATAGTCCAGGCGCAGAACAGGCACAAAGCAGGCATAGTGCAGGCGCAGAGCAGGCATAGTCCAGGCGCAGAGCAGGCACAGAGCAGGCATAGTGCAGGCGCAGAGCAGGCACAGAGCAGGCATAGTGCAGGCGCAGAGCAGGCACAGAGCAGGCATAGTGCAGGCACAGAGCAGGCATAGTCCAGGCACAGAACAGGCATAGTTCAGGCACAGAGCAGGCATAGTTCAGGCATAGTCTAGGCGCAGAACAGGCACAGAGCAGGCATAGTCCAGGCGCAGAGCAGGCATAGTCCAGGCACAGAACAGGCATAGTCCAGGCACAGAACAGGCATAGTTCAGGTGTAGTCCAGACGCGGAACAGGCATAGTTCAGGTGCAGAGCGGGCATAGTTCAGGCGCAGTACAGGCACAGATCAGGAATAGAGCAGGCATAGTACAGATCCAGAGTAGGCATAGTTTAGGCAGACAGCAGGTTCAGGTTCATCTTGACACAATTTTTGTGCAAATTAGACTCTTAATTTTTTTCAGTCCAAGACTAGCCCATATTTAGGTCAAGTGTGGACCCTTGATATAATCCAGCTTTATTCTGGCATGAATTCTGTACTATGTAAAAGGTTTATCAGAATTCAAACTCTACAGAGAATTATAGTCCAGGGTTATGAAGACTTAAACCCACAAAAGTACTGAAGTCCAGGTTTCCGAGGACTCCGACTCCACAGATGACTGGATTCCAGGTTTCTGTGAAAATCCAACTGGAGTCCAGGTTTCTGAGTACATCCCACCCCACAGACGACTGGAGTCCAGGTTTCTGCGAACATCCAACTGGAGTCCAGGTTTCTGAGTACATCCCACTCCACAGACAACTGGAGTCCAGGTTTCTGCGAACATCCAACTGGAGTCCAGGTTTCTGAGTACATCCCACCCCACAGACAACTGGAGTCCAGGTTTCTGAGTACATCCCACCCCACAGACAACTGGAGTCCAGGTTTCTGAGTACATCCCACCCCACAGACAACTGGAGTCCAGGTTTCCAAGGACTCTGACCCCATATACGATGGAAGTCCAGGGCCTGTATCCACGAAGCACCCTAAGGGTAAAAATGGCtcctagtgacgttattctaagaaacatcttagaattcctcgaattcttagacatttctcaaACGTTTCCTTTGGTAAGATTAAAGTTATCTGCAAAGCACCTTAGACCTTAAGAGAGCtgctaaggtgccaaactggtaagaagaggacttttaagaagccaaatagtgtcttaaacagaggagacagcagaaaagacagagaggaagcagagatattctccgtatgtaggacGATGGTGAGGCAGTAACACACTACCAACTTCATCTatgttattattttatgttaatttactgtcttcatgtatttataagttgtttaggttcttgttatgatATTCACAGattatattatcattatttttattagtattattatcagtattatttatatcattttattttattacttctattttgttatttgatttttaaatggacgacAATGGAAatcaaaccccaattccaatgaagtttggacgttgtgtaaaatgtaaataaaacagaatccaatgattttaaaatcctcttcaacctatattcaattgaatacaccacaaagagaagatatttaatgttcaaactgataaactttattgtttttgtgcaaatatttgctcattttgaaatggatgcctgcaacacttttctaaaaagctgggacagtggtatgtttaccactgtgttacatcacctttccttctaacaacactcaataagcgtttggaactgaggacactaattgttgaagctttgtaggtggaattctttcccattctttcttgatgtacgacttcagttgttcaacagtccggggtctccgttgtcgtattttgtgcttcataatgcgccacacattttcactgggcgacaggtctggactgcaggcaggccagtctagtacctgcactcttttactacgaagccacgctgttggaacacgtgcagaatgtggcttggcattgtcttgctgaaataagcagggacatccatgccatgggcactaacacactcccataccatcacagatgtgtaagttgtccatgtcatgggcactaacacacccccataccattacagatgctggcttttgaactttgcgctggtaacaatctggatggtctttttcctcttttgtccagaggacacgacgtccatgatttccaaaaacaatttgaaatgtggactcatcagaccacagcacacttttccactttgcgtctgtccatttcaaatgagctcgggcccagagaaggtggcggcgtttctggatgatgttgtttgactttcactttgcatggtagagttttaacttgcacttgtagatgtagcgacgaaatgtattaactgacaatggttttctgaagtgttcctgagcccacgcggtaagatcctttacacaatgatgtcggtttttaatgcagtgctgcctgagggatcgaaggtcacgggcattcaatgtttttttttggccttgccacttatgtatagaaagttctccagattctctgaatcttctgatattatgaactgtagatgatggaatccctaaattctttgcaattgaacattgagaaacattgttcttaaactgatcgactattttttcacacagttgttcacaaagtggtgatcctcatcgcatctttgcttgtgaatggctgagacttttggggatgctccttttatacccaatcatgacactcacctgtttccaaacaggtgttctttgagtgttaaccaactttcccagtcttttgttgcccctgtcccttttttgaaatgtgttgcaggcatccatttcaaaatgagcaaatatttgtacaaaaacaataaagtttatcagtttgatcattaaatatcttgtctttgtgttttcaattgaatataggttgaagaggatttgaaaatcattgtattctgtatttagttacatttcacacactgtcccaacttcattgaaattggggttttaagtgtttttactttcttgtgtcatgcatgtatttacaattagattatgtacttacactgaacttattaaactcacgcacacttttaatatgtagataatcagcatgtgaatatagccaaacatcttcaagctgtgtaacatttTGTGGTGAACTGCGTGAAATAATGAAAGACAGGGACGGTGTATATGGTAACAACAtcgtgacacttaactcactaaatCACTTGAACGACACAAACACAATAATTAATGACactaacatgaactacaataacatttaaaacccccaaacccagaactccgataatgcattgcagcacaacaatttacaggtttagcgaccGGCCCGGCAACTGCTCcagtttaattttgctgagtatcatcatcatgacattaaattattttcacaattacgCATTTCTTAATGTAGTTCAGGTtttatgatcggttgatttttactgttcattcatatgtaggagtgcagagagcattgttttttttttttttatttcccctttcCTTTCTGAGACAATGAATCACAGCTCTTACAAGACCacatcatacctagcaacagggttaaccccgcctcctcactaagatcggagtttctgtcaactccttgcccagagttgctctcagacacctcttgggtctCTTGGGATTGTGGTTTGAATCCAGATCCTGAAACTGGACTAGAGCTGTCAAGCTGCTGTCTGCAGCCCTCAGCCCAGATCACTCCATCCCACTAAGAGCACTTCCTGgttttcctgagagactgacgagCTGATCCACATCAGGATACAATGCTGGTTAGGAAAGTTTTCTGAGTTGTCATGATTTAGTTTTCATGGTTCACTGTCACCGCCTGCAGTTCTCAAACCAGTTACAGCGGAGCAGCGTCAGTCCTCCACATCCAGATCAAACCAGTTCTTGGATCCACTGAATCTTAAATATTTGTTCTGTGAATAAAGAAGACTTTAAAGATTCCCCTGACAAACTGTTCACgggttccaaaaaaacaaaaacggggCATCCAGATGACTGCGGGGCCTTGTTGAGTCACCTCTGTGAGGTCAGATACTTACCAGAAGAACGAAAGTCGATCAGGAAATCTCCTTTCCTGATGAATGATCAATAACGCGGAGCACAACCTCGACGTGAGTTTATTAAAGGTTTGAGATAATATTTAATCAGTCAACATGTTTAAATGTTATATTTTATTTCTACACATTTTATATCAAATTgacagttaaaaaagaaaaaccttgtGCACAgattggccactttattagggacAGTGGTTTGGAGAACCAACAAGGTGCTGGATTCGGTCCTCAGGTTTTGGTCCACACTAACATATTGATGTCACATGTCCACTGCAGCCTCGGGATCTGGTTCCAGTGGGTCCACAGGGCTGATTTAACTTTCTGGTTCCTGTCCATCGGCTGGAGTGTTCAGCTGGACCGCCCTCTTTGTTTTATTCGTGAGGTCACTTCACCGTGTCGACGTGCTTCCCCTGGGTCTCTGCTCCCTGATTGGCTGATACCTGcttacaggtgtacctaataaagtggccactgtgtgtgaagggtttGATGAAAACATTCTTCTTTGTTGATTTTAATGGAATATTTGAGGTACTATCAGGTTGTTTTTTTCAGTGAAACATTgtgttgtttgtttattagtttcccGTTTGTACCAAGTGTAAACGGTGTCATAcaaacttacagtagtgttcagaataatagtagtgctatgtgactaaaaagattaatccaggttttgagtatatttcttattgttacatgggaaacaaggtaccagtagattcagtagattctcacaaatccaacaagaccaaacattcatgatattcacactcttaaggctatgaaattgggctattagtaaaaaaaaagtagaaaagggggtgttcacaataatagtagtgtgacattcagtcagtgagtttgtcaattttgtggaacaaacaggtgtgaatcaggtgtcccctatttaaggatgaagccagcacctgttgaacatgcttttctctttgaaagcctgaggaaaatgggacgttcaagacattgttcagaagaacagcgtagtttgattaaaaagttgattgaaacttatacacaagtgcaacaaattataggctgttcatctacaatgatctccaatgctttaaaatggacaaaaaaaccagagacgcatggaagaacacggaaaacaaccatcaaaatgatagaagaataaccagaatggcaaaggctcacccattgatcagctccaggatgatcaaagacagtctggagttacctgtaagtgctgtgacagtgagaagacgcctgtgtgaagctaatttatttgcaagaatcccccacaaagtccctctgttaaataaaagacgtgcagaagaggttacaatttgccaaagaacacatcaactggcctaaagagaaatggaggaatattttgtggactgatgagagtaaaactgttcctgttccaagggccgcagacagtttgtgagacgaaccccaaactctgaattcaagccacagttcacagtgaagacagtgaagcatggtggtgcaagcatcatgatatgggcatgtttctcctactatggtgttgggcctatatatcacataccaggtatcatggatcagtttggatatgtcaaaatacttgaagaggtcatgttgccttatgctgaagaggacatgcccttgaaatgggtgtttcaacaagacaatgaccccaagcacactagtgaaccagcaaaattaatgcctcgcagatgtgaagaaatcatgaaaaactgtggttatacaactaaatactagtttagtgattcacaggattgataaaaaagcagtttgaacataatagttttgagtttgtagcgtcaacagcagatgctactattattgtgaacacccccttttctacttttttttttttactaatatcccaatttcatagccttaagagtgtgaatatcatgaatgtttggtcttgttggatttgtgagaatctactgaatctactggtatcttgtttcccatgtaacaataagaaatatactcaaaacctggattaatctttttagtcacatagcactactattattctgaacactactgtataaaacaacatgaaaacaggaaCTGGACTCACCCACCTTATCAGATGTAACCATGGCAACGGGCAGGCAGTCACACAAACCTGCCAACAGTGACACGCTTCATGTGCTGCGTCACCATGGAGATGTTTGACAACAGGAAGGAACCGTCCCGGTGACACACAGAAACTCTGATTCACTGTGAAACTGGACCTGTCCTCAAGCGGGACCCAGAACCACAGGCCACACAGCGCTCACAGGGCCCAGGCCGCTAATCGGGCCTGCAGAGCTCCAGGCGCGATCCGGGGGGCAGCACAGAGTCAGAACACAAACTTTgggaataaatttttttttaacaaaacaaacaaaaacaaacagaccaaacagtcccccccaTAAAGATCGGTCCACCCggtctccactgcgcatgcgtcattttggagctcagcagctcgtctgagtctcttcactcaaagggatcagatggattaatgtgattattaaccatcagatgagaaagtaaaacctcttaaatcattctaaagtcagtttgaagcagaaacaaggtgataatctgtgacgctttgaaatgaccgaggcgcagtgaacgcatcaggtagcagctcgtgtagctgcggcgctccgattgcttcatctgtcttttatgatgaaataatgctgaatttatgcggaaatgattgttgtagaaaagcttcagatgtctgacgctgagacagatgatgactggaggcagtttgaagcagaaaccagcTGATAATCAGTGAAACGTGGCTCATGACACAtacgcagtgaagacagggcggaccgatttttagggggggggaccATTAGGTCAGCCACACCGGGTCTCTAAGGCATGACAAGAGCGCTCCCCCTCAGGCCAGTCAGCTGAGGTGCAGCATAATGGCATCAATCTGCatcatgatttttgttttttcttcctcaCAGTGAATTATGCAATAATTTATTAAATGAAGTTTATTTACTTTGTAAACATATTTAACAAGTGTTCATGAGTCCTCCCTctgtttatgacatcataaagagcaCAACCAGTCAGAGCGCCTCAGTCAGTCTGTGGCCTCCCAGCGTACCCGCTGGCGGTAAAGGTCAAAGGTTGAGTAGGCGGGACGAGGAGTTGGGGTTAAGATGGGCCTGCTGCTGAGTGGGTCATCGTCATCTGGTGGGAGGGCCTTCTGTCTGTGCAGGTCAGAGGTCAGGAAGGTAAGGAGGGACGGAGCATCTAaagactatacacacacacacacacacattagattGTCCTGTCACTCATTCCAAACTCCACCATGATTGGACCTCTGCTGCTACCTTGTGACCAGAAATGTGAGGGGGCGGGGCCAGCAGCAGTCTGTCCTGCAGGACCCGGCTGATCAGCTGATCCTTCTGCACATCCACACTAACCAATGAGGTGAAGAGCAGCTGAGAGTGAGACACATTCACccctacagacagacagacagacagacagaattatcTGCCACGTCTCATAAAACTTAGACAGAATCTATCATTTTTAGATGATTATAAGAAATGATTATTACTCAGAAGAAAAGTGTCAGTGAGTGATAATGACACACGTGTCATCAGTGTGGACTGGTTCATTAATCAGAGGTCTGAATGGCaaaggacaaaacaaaacaaaaaaaaagcaggaaaATGCACAGCGCAGCTaaaacgacacacacacacacacacacacacacagagtgatattacttaaataaatttaataaaattcAGTGTAAATCAGTGCAGACTGAACTGACTCTGGGTCAGCTATCAATAGTGGCACAGATTCATCCAGGAGTCAACACTCTTTAGGCGACGGGGCGGAGTGGTCAGACGGGGCGGAGTGGTGAGACGGGGCGGAGTGGTGAGACGGGGCGGAGTGGTGAGACGGGGCGGAGGTAACACTGACGTGGGTTCCGGTGACAaatgaaaacacagacatcagtatCAATCTGTCCAAAGCAGAGGACACGTGTATGATTCTGAGGGAAATTAACTTACAACAACAAAAACGCTGAGGGCAGGTGTTTATTCTCAACAGCTAGTAGAGTGACAGATTCAGGAAGAAGTTGTAGAAGaagactaacaaacaaacaaaactaaactgactaaacactAATCCAACATGAAAACCTGAACATAACCGATCACTCTGCTTCAGCACACTGCAGCTGGACAGGACTCACCTGAACATCAGATACACGTGAGTGTGTGGTTCATGGTACATGAAGCACGGTTCATGGTTTTTATGGCCACTTTAACATAAGAAATAAAGTCTAAATGCTTTTAAAGTCCTGAAGGTCCTAAAATCACATGCAATGAAAAGACAATAAATGACACGCCCCCAAACCGTGGACGGTAACATGAATACCAGAGCATAATTTGGGGAAGGTTTAAAGGTATCAATAATTCGATTTGGTGAACCCCTGCTTTGAATCAGTGCTCGTTAATTAAGGACCCATCAgtcagtgtgtctgtctgtgatgtACTGGCACGGCCTCGTTACCTTCTGATGCTCTGCTGCTGATCAGGTTT from Thalassophryne amazonica unplaced genomic scaffold, fThaAma1.1, whole genome shotgun sequence encodes:
- the ppp1r35 gene encoding protein phosphatase 1 regulatory subunit 35 isoform X2, with amino-acid sequence MEMTEPCFPLPHQLPIKSRRRRGHGRESRGKASGQRAEPSAAAATEEPACLQGAQLNTTLALKAELESLEGAEFNAQRAIEETLQKSTRVKNLISSRASEGVNVSHSQLLFTSLVSVDVQKDQLISRVLQDRLLLAPPPHISGHKSLDAPSLLTFLTSDLHRQKALPPDDDDPLSSRPILTPTPRPAYSTFDLYRQRVRWEATD